The proteins below come from a single Funiculus sociatus GB2-C1 genomic window:
- a CDS encoding O-acetyl-ADP-ribose deacetylase, which translates to MNLGKIAVIQGDITQQKVDAIANAANTSLLGGGGVDGAIHRAAGRELLVECRQLKGCATGQAKITKGYNLPAKWVIHTVGPIWQGGNYQEDELLASCYRSCLAIAKEYEIRSIAFPAISTGVYGFPIERAARIAVSEVKKFLEGNSSVEQVIFVCFGESAYNSYVAAINEILQAG; encoded by the coding sequence CCCAGCAAAAGGTAGATGCGATCGCTAATGCGGCGAATACCTCTTTACTAGGTGGCGGTGGTGTCGATGGGGCAATTCACCGAGCTGCTGGGCGAGAATTGTTGGTAGAATGTCGCCAGCTCAAGGGCTGCGCCACTGGTCAGGCAAAGATTACCAAGGGTTACAATCTTCCTGCTAAATGGGTAATTCATACAGTCGGCCCAATTTGGCAGGGAGGCAACTATCAGGAGGATGAGCTTTTAGCTAGTTGTTATCGCAGTTGTCTAGCTATAGCAAAGGAATACGAGATACGCAGCATCGCTTTTCCTGCTATCAGCACGGGTGTCTATGGGTTTCCGATAGAACGCGCCGCCAGAATTGCTGTGAGTGAGGTGAAAAAGTTTCTGGAGGGGAATAGCTCAGTCGAACAGGTGATTTTTGTATGCTTTGGGGAATCAGCCTACAATTCTTATGTTGCTGCTATCAATGAAATTTTACAGGCAGGATAG